DNA sequence from the Malus domestica chromosome 06, GDT2T_hap1 genome:
ATTCACATCCTTTTCGTATCTGGGTAGCATTTCTTTTTCTACTTTGTTGGGTAGTAACTACATTTTTACAGTATTAGTAAGGCTTTATTCTCTCATAAAGTTTGAAGCTTTAGGCCATTTGgggtttcttttttcttgggttttgagtGATGGGTAGATAACCTCTTCTGGGTTGTGTTTTTCTTGAGAAACTAGGAGAAAAATGAGAGGTTTTGCCTCCTTTCAGCTTCTGTGCTGCTTGATAGCTGGGGTTCTTTTTGTGGGAGGTGAATCTTTTGGTTCACATGAAGGTATGTGTTTCTGTGTTCTCGCTCTGTTTCTCAGATCTTGGTTTATGCAAatctctgtttggttgctgagaaaatgtggGGAGAAAAGTGAAAATGATTGTCAATCTTGGGTTAAGTGCGGTTACATTGATTGAACTACGTTTCCTGTCTTTACAGTTGATGGAAAATTGTACAGGGTTCAAGATTGTGATTAATTTCTTTCTTAATTAGCAGAGAACGACTGCTCTTGGAGTAGGGTGAGGGTGATTGTGATGCTTAAATCACTATCTAATCGAATATAATCGCATTGCTAGTTTGATTGAAGTGTTCAACTAGATTAGCTCTacatatgaaaaaaattaagacaAGGTGTAAtgtgtttatgtgtttttgccCATTTGTTGTTTTAGTAGAAATTCTTCTGAGTGAAAAATGGATTTTGCACAGTTTGGGCCCTTACAACGTTTAAGGAAGCGATATATGAAGACCCGCATCTGGTTTTTTCCAATTGGAATGCCTTGGATGCCGATCCTTGTGCCTGGTCCGGCATCACATGTTCTGTGGCTCGAGACCATGTTATAAAAATGTAAGATATGATCTTGTCTATATTAGTGCTAAATCATAGCATATTATTTCCAGTTTGTTTCCGATTTCGAGAGCAGACTTTTAGAATGATTGGTATACAATTTGTTTTCGATTTGTTACTTTTTTTGCAGTAATATTTCCAGTTCATCAATAAGGGGATTTCTTGTACCAGACTTGGGTCAGCTCAGCTTCTTGCAAGAACTGTATGCTTCCCGTCTTCCCACCTACCACAGTGACTCTGAAGATATTTAACCTTAATTCCAATCTTAGTTGGTTGAAGCTTGATTACGTGTCTTGTTGTTTTACAGAACTCTGCATGGGAACAGGCTGCTTGGGATAATACCTAAAGAGTTGGGCTTGTTAAAATACCTCACGGTCTTGGACTTGGGGGCGAATGAACTCACTGGTCCAATTCCTCCAGAGCTTGGGAATTTAACCAGTGTTGTGAAAATGTACTAGGAATTTCACATTCATTTTCTGAATGATCATTTGTGGGTTGTTTGGGATTTCTCTTATTGTGGGAATTACTTTTGTTGCAGAAATCTTCAGTCAAATGGGTTGTCTGGTCGGCTACCTCCTGAACTTGGCAATTTGGGACACCTTGAGGAACTTTGTTTAGATAGGAATAAGCTTCAAGGAACCGTTCCAGCCAATGGAGATACAGGACTCCCATCTAACGTACATGGAATGTAAGTTGCAGAAGTGCTACAGTGTTGAATAATTCATGCAGCTCTGCATTTACACAAACCGATGTTTTTAGAGCCAACAATAATTTTGAGGATGTAAAATGATCATCATAACATTAGCTAAGCTATTCAAAATTGagatagaaaagaaaaatgtgtcGATGGCCATACTGCTGTGTTTCTTGCATGCATTGTGAATCATTGGATTGCCGGCATTGTATTTAGTACTATGTTGTTGAAGTAGAAAAGATGAAGACATTGAAATAGCAGTTTTGAGATAAATAAGTCGGGATTAAAATTCAAGGGTCAGCGAAGACTttgtttaaatttgatttgtcatAAAGATTTTGAGAAGTTTATTGACCTTTACTAGCAATttatttcttgaattttttgctcatagtttttctttttctgcttcaGGTATGCCTCAACTTCAAACATAACAGGCCTCTGTCGATCATCTCAGTTAAAAGTTGCAGACTTCTCGTACAACTTCTTTGTTGGTAGCATACCTGAGTGCTTGGAGTATCTTCCCAGGTACTGTCCTATCCAAGGACGCATCATGTGTAGGTGGTATTATTGTTTGTTCATGTCCAGTATTAATCAATCCTAACCTGTTTAATTATTGTGTcaaatcttaataatttttgtgGCCTGTTTGATCCTAACACGCCTGCTTATTGATTGGGTCATGTTTGGGTTGACAAAATACTCTAGCCTTAGGACCCTGTTATCTTGAAACCAAATTGTTGCTTTCccataaaatcaaataaacaagGATTAATGCAATACCAGACCAACAAATGTAGGAGGTCATAAATCCTTTTCCTACATTGTTAGTTAAGAAGTTTGTTTTGTCAAAATTGTgctattttcatgtttttgtcaagtacCATTATAATCTCCTAATCTTGTGTCGCACTTGCACTATTTTGAAAATTGCCCTTGTTATCCTTGATTGTATGCTACTTGTGAACCTTCATTTACTCAAGTTATTCCATGCAGGACAAGTTTTCAAGGAAATTGTCTCCAGAAACAGGATCCCAAGCAGCGTCCTGCAGAACTATGTGGTATGcgtgattttatatttttttgaagTGAACTATCTTTGGATATACATGCTTAGTAGTTTCAAGAACTTTTATAGTGGACGCTGAACACAAACCAAACCCTTTAGCAAATTCAAAATCGTGAACAAATGTTCTTATGATCCTTCTGAGTGAGCATCCTATATCACTAAATACTAATTTTGTGATGCCGAAATTGCTTTGGTGATCCTAATATGTAATAGGAAAGTTTTGTCAACTTGATGCTCAGTTGATTTTTATAAAACTGAATCTGATGTGTGATAATTTGTGTCAGTACTGATTGTTGTAGTTAGtgactttttcttttgttggtcCTATGAAGCTGGTGTGCCCCCTTCGAAAGGCCATCCCGGAAGTAACCCACAGCATAAACCTGCTAAAGAGGTCTCCAAACATCGGGAGGCTTCAAAACCTGCCTGGCTTTTGGCTCTGGAAATAGTGACTGGAACCATGGTGTGTTCGCTctttctagttgctgttttcaCTGCTGTTCAGAAATGCAATAGCAAATCATCTATCATAATTCCTTGGAAGAAATCATCAAGTGAAAAGGACCATATCGCAGTCTACATAGGTTTGTTCCTTGTTGAACTCAGTGCAATTGagtttttgaattgtatataGGAAAGCAACAATTGCTAATATGGTTACTGGTTTCAATACAGATTCCGAGATGTTGAAAGATGTTGCCAGATTCAGCAGGCAAGAGCTAGAGGTTGCGTGTGAAGACTTTAGCAACATTATTGGTTCCTCACCTGACAGTTTGGTATACAAAGGCAACATAAAAGGTGGGCCTGAGATTGCTGTGATATCCTTTTGCATTAACGAAGAGCATTGGACGAGCTATCTTGAACTCTATTTTCAGCGAGAGGTGACAGATTTGGCAAGATTAAATCACGAAAATGCAGCAAAATTATTGGGTTATTGTAATGAGAGTGCCCCTTTTACGAGGATGCTGGTTTTTGAATATGCTTCAAATGGGACACTGTATGAGCACCTCCATTGTAAGTGAAGATTTTTCTTTAAGTGCATTTGATTTCTATAGGTCTCATGGGCTCTAACCATAATTTATTTTGATGcagttggagagggatgccagTTAAGTTGGACACGGCGCATGAAAATTATTATAGGCATTGCTCAGGGACTCAAGTATTTTCACTCGGAACTTGAGCCACCATTTACCATATCAGAGTTGAATTCTAGTGCTGTATATCTTACAGAACATTTTTTACCCAAGGTACGCCATAAAACTTAGCAAATCCCTTAATTCAGATTTGTTCAAACATGATTCAGATGTATGAAAATTCCACAAGTCTACGTGATTAATACTCTTTTTTCTACTATAGCTGGTTGATTTTGAAAGTTGGAAGACAATTCTTGCGAGGTCAGAAAAGAAGTTGGGCTCTATTAGCGGCCAAGGTGCTATTTGTGTCCTTCCGAATTCTATGGAAGCACGCCACCTGGATGTTAAAGGCAATGTCTATGCTTTCGGCATTCTTTTACTTGAAATAATAAGCGGGAGGCCTCCATTCTGCAAGGATAAGGGGTGCTTGATAGACTGGGTAAGTAAATTTTGtggatgtttttgtgttttgtcaAATTTGCTCTTAAGGTAATCTGAGAAGTGTAGTCTATGCTAGCTATGCGTCAAACAACTTAAGGCTCCTGTCTTCTGCAGGCGAAAGACTATCTTGAGCTGCCAGATGTGATGTCGTACGTTGTTGATCCTGAACTGAAACATTTCAGTTATGATGATCTCAAAGTTCTATGTGATGTGGTGAATCTTTGCACCCATCCTGACCCCACCAAGCGGCCTTCGATGCAGGAACTATGCACCATGTTGGAGAGCAAAATCGACACATCAGTTTCGGCTGAGCTCAAGGCGTCTAATCTAGCATGGGCGGAGCTTGCACTGTCGTCATAAATGAGCTAAGTTAACATACCGTAAAGAAATATACAAATGTAATACTCGCCTTTTCGTTTTCTCGACGTTTTGTTCCTTGTAAATGTTTGTAATTGGAGAGGGAGCTTAAGGATGCATAAGCAGGACAAAATCTCTTTGTATACCATTTTCTGAACAGGAAAGCCCCAGATTACAGTAAAACTAGAGTTGCTAATCAAGTTTGTTCAATGACTCGTGTTTCTGGTCATTAGTGCATTTCCGATGTTTGATATATTACACG
Encoded proteins:
- the LOC103411618 gene encoding probable LRR receptor-like serine/threonine-protein kinase At1g63430, producing the protein MRGFASFQLLCCLIAGVLFVGGESFGSHEVWALTTFKEAIYEDPHLVFSNWNALDADPCAWSGITCSVARDHVIKINISSSSIRGFLVPDLGQLSFLQELTLHGNRLLGIIPKELGLLKYLTVLDLGANELTGPIPPELGNLTSVVKINLQSNGLSGRLPPELGNLGHLEELCLDRNKLQGTVPANGDTGLPSNVHGMYASTSNITGLCRSSQLKVADFSYNFFVGSIPECLEYLPRTSFQGNCLQKQDPKQRPAELCAGVPPSKGHPGSNPQHKPAKEVSKHREASKPAWLLALEIVTGTMVCSLFLVAVFTAVQKCNSKSSIIIPWKKSSSEKDHIAVYIDSEMLKDVARFSRQELEVACEDFSNIIGSSPDSLVYKGNIKGGPEIAVISFCINEEHWTSYLELYFQREVTDLARLNHENAAKLLGYCNESAPFTRMLVFEYASNGTLYEHLHFGEGCQLSWTRRMKIIIGIAQGLKYFHSELEPPFTISELNSSAVYLTEHFLPKLVDFESWKTILARSEKKLGSISGQGAICVLPNSMEARHLDVKGNVYAFGILLLEIISGRPPFCKDKGCLIDWAKDYLELPDVMSYVVDPELKHFSYDDLKVLCDVVNLCTHPDPTKRPSMQELCTMLESKIDTSVSAELKASNLAWAELALSS